A genomic stretch from Vicia villosa cultivar HV-30 ecotype Madison, WI unplaced genomic scaffold, Vvil1.0 ctg.001462F_1_1, whole genome shotgun sequence includes:
- the LOC131635281 gene encoding pyruvate decarboxylase 1, with the protein METETQNGSAPCPTSAPAIPLRPSSCDGTMGRHLARRLVEIGVRDVFSVPGDFNLTLLDHLIAEPELNLVGCCNELNAGYAADGYARAKGVGACVVTFTVGGLSILNAIAGAYSENLPVICIVGGPNSNDYGTNRILHHTIGLPDFSQELRCFQTITCFQAVVNNLDDAHELIDTAISTALKESKPVYISIGCNLPGIPHPTFARDPVPFFLAPRVSNQAGLEAAVEEAAAFLNKAVKPVIVGGPKLRVAKAQKAFMEFAEASGYPIAVMPSGKGLVPENHPHFIGTYWGAVSTSYCGEIVESADAYVFVGPIFNDYSSVGYSLLIKKEKSLIVQPNRVTIGNGLSLGWVFMADFLTALAKKVKNNTTAMENYRRIYVPSGIPLKREKDEPLRVNVLFKHIQALISGDTAVIAETGDSWFNCQKLRLPENCGYEFQMQYGSIGWSVGATLGYAQAAKDKRVIACIGDGSFQVTAQDISTMIRCGQRSIVFLINNGGYTIEVEIHDGPYNVIKNWDYTAFVNAIHNGQGKCWTAKVRTEEDLTEAIATATGAEKDSLCFIEVFAHKDDTSKELLEWGSRVAAANGRPPNPQ; encoded by the exons ATGGAAACTGAAACTCAAAACGGCTCAGCGCCTTGTCCAACCTCGGCTCCGGCTATCCCTCTCCGTCCTTCCTCATGCGACGGCACGATGGGCCGCCACTTAGCTCGGCGGCTAGTTGAGATCGGCGTCCGCGACGTCTTCTCTGTTCCCGGGGACTTCAATTTAACTCTACTCGATCACCTGATCGCCGAGCCGGAGCTTAATCTAGTTGGCTGCTGTAACGAGCTTAACGCTGGTTATGCTGCTGACGGTTACGCGCGTGCTAAAGGAGTTGGCGCGTGTGTTGTTACTTTTACGGTTGGTGGACTTAGTATCCTCAACGCCATTGCCGGAGCTTACAGTGAGAATCTTCCGGTGATTTGTATTGTTGGAGGACCTAATTCTAATGACTATGGTACTAACCGAATTCTTCATCATACTATTGGATTGCCGGATTTCTCTCAGGAGCTTCGGTGCTTTCAGACGATCACATGTTTTCAG GCTGTGGTGAATAATTTGGATGATGCGCATGAACTTATTGATACTGCAATTTCTACTGCTTTGAAAGAAAGCAAGCCTGTTTATATAAGTATAGGTTGTAATCTTCCTGGAATTCCTCATCCAACTTTTGCTAGGGACCCTGTTCCATTTTTCCTTGCACCAAG GGTAAGCAATCAAGCAGGGTTAGAAGCGGCCGTGGAAGAAGCCGCTGCTTTTCTGAACAAAGCTGTGAAGCCAGTTATTGTAGGTGGACCAAAACTAAGGGTTGCAAAAGCACAAAAGGCTTTCATGGAGTTTGCAGAAGCAAGTGGATATCCAATAGCTGTTATGCCCTCTGGTAAAGGACTCGTACCTGAAAATCATCCGCATTTCATCGGAACATACTGGGGTGCTGTCAGTACTAGCTATTGCGGGGAGATAGTCGAGTCTGCTGATGCATACGTTTTCGTCGGTCCCATCTTCAACGACTATAGCTCCGTTGGATACTCATTGTTGATCAAGAAGGAGAAATCCTTAATAGTACAGCCTAATCGCGTGACCATTGGCAATGGTCTTTCGTTGGGATGGGTTTTCATGGCTGATTTCTTAACTGCATTGGCAAAAAAGGTGAAGAATAACACCACAGCTATGGAGAATTACCGCCGTATCTATGTTCCGTCAGGCATTCCTCTTAAGCGAGAGAAGGACGAACCTCTTCGAGTTAATGTTCTATTCAAGCACATTCAG GCGCTAATTAGTGGAGATACCGCCGTAATAGCTGAAACCGGAGATTCATGGTTTAACTGTCAGAAGCTTCGCCTTCCAGAGAATTGCGG TTATGAATTCCAGATGCAGTATGGATCAATCGGTTGGTCAGTTGGTGCTACTCTTGGATATGCACAGGCTGCAAAAGATAAGCGTGTCATCGCTTGCATCGGTGATGGAAGTTTTCAG GTGACAGCGCAAGATATTTCAACAATGATCCGTTGTGGTCAACGTAGCATCGTCTTCCTGATAAACAACGGAGGTTATACAATTGAAGTTGAGATTCACGATGGCCCGTATAACGTGATCAAGAATTGGGACTATACCGCCTTTGTGAATGCCATCCATAACGGACAAGGGAAATGCTGGACTGCGAAGGTACGCACCGAGGAAGATTTGACAGAAGCAATTGCAACAGCTACTGGAGCAGAGAAAGATTCACTATGTTTTATAGAAGTTTTTGCACATAAGGATGATACCAGCAAAGAGTTGCTAGAATGGGGTTCTCGCGTTGCTGCTGCCAACGGTCGTCCTCCTAATCCTCAGTAG
- the LOC131635274 gene encoding uncharacterized protein LOC131635274, producing MERRVIQMVVNKELMDVWNKLVPHKVSVLIWRIWQNKIPSRENLVKRGILPQSQVLCPYGCSCEENIAHIFFECPAAIVVWNEVYRWLGFWYVSHNSAVQNFMQFAGMSCGGRVNKERLMVIWFACIWTIWKQRNDKVFKTSEQSNRNGVEAIQILSWSWIKLKVVMFEGSTVVGMKEGVSAVNELKENSLQKVDGDGA from the exons ATGGAAAGGAGAGTGATTCAAATGGTAGTAAACAAGGAACTGATGGATGTTTGGAACAAACTTGTTCCGCATAAAGTGTCGGTGCTGATTTGGAGAATATGGCAAAACAAAATTCCAAGTAGAGAGAATTTAGTTAAAAGGGGAATCTTACCACAATCTCAAGTATTATGTCCGTATGGCTGCTCGTGCGAGGAAAACATTGCGCACATTTTTTTCGAGTGTCCGGCAGCGATAGTTGTATGGAATGAGGTGTACCGATGGCTAGGATTTTGGTATGTTTCTCACAATTCCGCTGTGCAGAATTTTATGCAGTTTGCAGGAATGAGTTGTGGAGGGAGAGTCAATAAAGAAAGATTAATGGTCATTTGGTTTGCATGCATATGGACAATTTGGAAACAGAGGAATGATAAGGTTTTCAAAACCTCGGAGCAAAGCAACAGAAATGGTGTGGAAGCAATTCAGATACTGTCTTGGAGCTGGATAAAGTTGAAG GTTGTTATGTTTGAGGGTTCAACGGTTGTGGGTATGAAGGAGGGAGTGTCAGCAGTGAATGAGTTGAAAGAAAACTCACTGCAGAAA GTTGATGGTGATGGTGCATGA
- the LOC131635280 gene encoding GDSL esterase/lipase At1g28600-like produces the protein MKLLFLFLMIMASTALVMATCPSYSSIFSFGDSVTDTGNRKLISSTNICSPPPYGQTYFHHPTGRCSDGRLIIDFIAESLGIPMVKPYLEIKNGVLKNNSAKEGANFAVVGATALDDSFFKERGAYDHPHSYSLSIQLNWFKELLSTLCNSSESCHEVLKNSLFLVGEIGGNDFNYPLFKRRSIEEVKEYIPHIIKSIVSSIKVRYFFFKCYYCLV, from the exons ATGAagttattatttctatttcttaTGATCATGGCTTCAACAGCGTTAGTCATGGCGACATGTCCCTCTTATTCTTCCATCTTCAGCTTCGGTGATTCCGTCACCGACACCGGCAACAGGAAACTGATCTCCTCTACCAATATATGCTCCCCACCTCCCTACGGCCAAACCTACTTTCATCATCCAACTGGTCGTTGTTCCGATGGACGCCTCATCATTGATTTCATAG CGGAGTCATTGGGGATTCCAATGGTGAAACCGTATTTGGAAATTAAGAATGGTGTATTGAAAAATAATTCAGCAAAGGAAGGAGCGAATTTTGCGGTTGTGGGAGCGACAGCGTTAGACGATAGTTTCTTTAAAGAGAGAGGTGCTTATGATCATCCTCACAGTTATTCATTATCGATTCAGTTGAATTGGTTCAAGGAACTTCTCTCTACTCTTTGCAATTCTTCAGAAA GTTGCCATGAAGTTCTTAAAAACTCGTTATTTCTTGTGGGAGAGATTGGAGGCAACGACTTCAATTATCCCTTATTTAAACGAAGGAGCATAGAAGAGGTTAAAGAATACATACCACATATAATAAAATCAATAGTTTCATCAATCAAAGTAagatatttctttttcaaatgCTATTATTGTCTTGTATGA